Proteins from a single region of Phreatobacter oligotrophus:
- a CDS encoding GNAT family N-acetyltransferase encodes MAGPTIPSQAGLVVTAETRVAETARAVVRGLTAYNTSRAGPSKWKRFAVSVRKDGVVRGGIVGSTMWNWCFIELLWIDEALRGTGIGSELMAKAEALAAKRGARHIYVDTFSFQGDGFYQKLGYEVYGELGDFPPGHRRIWLKKDLS; translated from the coding sequence ATGGCCGGCCCGACGATCCCATCGCAGGCCGGCCTGGTCGTCACCGCCGAAACCCGCGTGGCCGAAACGGCCCGCGCGGTCGTTCGGGGCCTCACCGCCTACAACACGTCCAGGGCCGGGCCATCGAAGTGGAAGCGCTTCGCGGTCTCGGTGCGCAAGGACGGTGTCGTCCGCGGCGGCATCGTCGGCTCGACCATGTGGAACTGGTGCTTCATCGAACTCCTGTGGATCGATGAGGCGCTGCGCGGCACCGGCATCGGCTCGGAGCTGATGGCCAAGGCCGAAGCGCTGGCGGCCAAGCGCGGCGCACGCCACATCTATGTCGACACCTTCTCCTTCCAGGGAGACGGCTTCTACCAGAAGCTGGGATACGAGGTTTACGGCGAGCTCGGCGATTTTCCGCCCGGCCATCGCCGCATCTGGCTGAAAAAGGATCTTTCGTGA
- the cobS gene encoding cobaltochelatase subunit CobS, protein MTVQTDKVSGVPDTTLSVRQTFGIDSDMQVPAFAAGGDHVPDLDPDYLFDKPTTLAILAGFAHNRRVMVSGYHGTGKSTHIEQVAARLNWPCIRVNLDSHVSRIDLVGKDAIVLKEGKQVTEFRDGILPWAYQHNVALVFDEYDAGRPDVMFVIQRVLESSGRLTLLDQSRVIRPHPAFRLFATANTVGLGDTTGLYHGTQQINQAQMDRWSIVTTLNYLPHDNEVGIILAKAKSFAKTAEGRDQVNKMVRVADLTRNAFMNGDLSTVMSPRTVLTWAENADIFKDIGFAFRLTFLNKCDELERALVAEFYQRCFGQELPESAVNVALS, encoded by the coding sequence GTGACAGTGCAGACCGACAAGGTGTCCGGCGTCCCGGATACGACCCTTTCCGTGCGTCAGACGTTCGGCATCGATTCCGACATGCAGGTCCCGGCCTTCGCGGCCGGCGGCGACCATGTGCCGGACCTCGATCCCGACTACCTGTTCGACAAGCCCACCACGCTCGCCATCCTCGCCGGTTTCGCCCACAACCGCCGCGTCATGGTCTCGGGCTATCACGGCACCGGCAAGTCGACCCATATCGAACAGGTCGCCGCCCGCCTCAACTGGCCCTGCATCCGCGTCAACCTCGACAGCCACGTCTCGCGCATCGACCTCGTCGGCAAGGACGCGATCGTGCTGAAGGAGGGCAAGCAGGTCACCGAATTCCGCGACGGCATCCTGCCCTGGGCCTACCAGCACAATGTCGCGCTGGTCTTCGACGAGTACGATGCCGGCCGCCCGGACGTGATGTTCGTCATCCAGCGCGTGCTGGAATCCTCGGGCCGCCTCACCCTGCTCGACCAGAGCCGGGTCATCCGCCCTCATCCCGCCTTCCGCCTCTTCGCCACCGCCAACACGGTCGGCCTCGGCGACACGACGGGCCTCTATCACGGCACGCAGCAGATCAACCAGGCGCAGATGGACCGCTGGTCCATCGTCACCACGCTGAACTACCTGCCGCACGACAACGAGGTCGGCATCATCCTCGCCAAGGCCAAGAGCTTCGCCAAGACGGCCGAGGGCCGCGACCAGGTGAACAAGATGGTGCGCGTGGCGGACCTCACCCGCAACGCCTTCATGAACGGCGACCTGTCGACGGTCATGAGCCCGCGCACCGTGCTGACCTGGGCGGAGAACGCCGACATCTTCAAGGATATCGGCTTCGCCTTCCGCCTCACCTTCCTCAACAAGTGCGACGAGCTGGAGCGGGCGCTGGTCGCCGAGTTCTACCAGCGCTGCTTCGGCCAGGAGCTGCCGGAGAGCGCCGTCAACGTGGCGCTGAGCTGA
- a CDS encoding J domain-containing protein: MKTDSPYFDRIRVKPEDDRRARARPGTRVCAHPNCDLEATHRAPLGRDREGEFIWFCLDHVKEYNASYNYFAGMNDAAVAAYQKDALTGHRPTWSMGVNSWTKEGRRPEPRASAGTGAGFDPRKGADPFGLFEDAEWRQPGARAPEPEGRMIRNAERKALSTLNLDIHATAAEIKARFKELAKRLHPDSNGGDRSHEDKLREIIQAYNYLKSVGFC, from the coding sequence ATGAAGACCGACTCACCCTATTTCGATCGCATCCGGGTCAAGCCCGAGGACGACCGGCGCGCCCGTGCGCGGCCCGGAACGCGGGTCTGCGCCCATCCGAACTGCGACCTCGAGGCGACCCATCGCGCACCGCTCGGCCGCGACCGCGAGGGCGAGTTCATCTGGTTCTGTCTGGACCACGTGAAGGAATATAACGCCAGCTACAACTACTTCGCCGGCATGAACGACGCCGCGGTCGCCGCCTATCAGAAGGATGCGCTGACCGGCCACCGGCCGACCTGGAGCATGGGCGTCAATTCCTGGACGAAGGAGGGTCGCAGGCCCGAGCCGCGTGCCTCGGCCGGCACCGGGGCGGGATTCGACCCCCGCAAGGGCGCCGACCCCTTCGGCCTGTTCGAGGATGCGGAATGGCGCCAGCCGGGCGCGCGGGCTCCCGAGCCCGAGGGGCGGATGATCCGCAATGCCGAGCGCAAGGCGCTGAGCACCCTCAATCTCGACATTCACGCCACTGCGGCCGAGATCAAGGCGCGGTTCAAGGAACTGGCGAAGCGACTCCACCCCGATTCCAACGGGGGCGATCGTTCGCACGAGGACAAGCTGCGCGAGATCATCCAGGCCTACAACTACCTGAAATCCGTCGGCTTCTGCTGA
- a CDS encoding glutathione S-transferase family protein codes for MALTLHSSPFSPFGRKVKLALLHLGLMDRVTVVGTDTMNPEDPIRRANPLGKIPALVQEDGTVVYDSRVILEALDLLAGGGRILPAEPKARIAALTLQSLADGIMDALILTRYEAMFHEEAARSEKWVAHQRGKVERAMAALEAAPPALAVTVGTITLACALGYQDIRFEGAWRKTHPSLVAWLDRFVAQMPAAWEQTAPKS; via the coding sequence ATGGCCCTGACGCTGCACTCCTCGCCCTTCTCGCCCTTCGGCCGCAAGGTGAAGCTGGCGCTCCTGCATCTCGGGCTCATGGACCGCGTCACGGTCGTCGGCACCGACACGATGAACCCGGAGGATCCGATCCGCCGCGCCAACCCGCTCGGCAAGATCCCCGCCCTCGTGCAGGAGGACGGCACGGTCGTCTATGACAGCCGCGTCATCCTCGAGGCCCTCGACCTCCTCGCCGGCGGCGGCCGCATCCTCCCCGCCGAGCCGAAGGCGCGCATCGCCGCGCTGACCCTGCAGTCGCTGGCCGACGGCATCATGGATGCGCTCATTCTCACCCGCTACGAGGCGATGTTCCACGAGGAGGCTGCGCGCTCGGAGAAGTGGGTCGCCCACCAGCGTGGCAAGGTCGAGCGCGCCATGGCGGCGCTGGAAGCCGCTCCCCCGGCGCTCGCCGTCACTGTCGGCACCATCACGCTGGCCTGCGCGCTCGGCTATCAGGACATCCGGTTCGAGGGCGCCTGGCGCAAGACCCATCCCAGCCTCGTCGCCTGGCTGGACCGTTTTGTCGCGCAGATGCCGGCGGCCTGGGAGCAGACGGCGCCGAAGAGCTGA
- the ccmB gene encoding heme exporter protein CcmB, translated as MRSPLAAVFRRDLMLATRIGGGAMVGVVFFLAVVTIVPFGVGPDMNLLARIGPAILWIGALLATLLGLDRIFQADADDGSLDIMMMGQTPLPLVIAAKAAAHWLATGLPLVAAAPLLGLFLNVPLEAMGAVALTLAAGTPALSLIGAVGAALAVSLRRGGLLMAILVLPLTIPVLIFGVAATTSVIVGPLPFGQPFAILVALSLMSLVLGPVAAAAALRFGLE; from the coding sequence ATGAGATCGCCCCTCGCCGCCGTTTTTCGCCGCGACCTCATGCTCGCCACCCGAATCGGCGGCGGCGCCATGGTGGGCGTCGTCTTCTTCCTGGCGGTGGTGACCATCGTGCCCTTCGGCGTCGGGCCGGACATGAACCTGCTCGCCCGCATCGGTCCGGCCATCCTGTGGATCGGCGCGCTGCTGGCGACGCTGCTCGGCCTCGACAGGATCTTCCAGGCCGATGCCGATGACGGCTCGCTCGACATCATGATGATGGGCCAGACGCCTCTGCCCCTCGTCATCGCTGCCAAGGCCGCGGCCCACTGGCTCGCCACCGGCCTGCCGCTGGTGGCGGCGGCGCCGCTGCTCGGCCTCTTCCTCAACGTGCCGCTGGAGGCGATGGGCGCCGTGGCGCTGACGCTGGCTGCCGGCACGCCGGCGCTCAGCCTCATCGGTGCGGTCGGCGCTGCGCTGGCGGTAAGCCTCAGGCGCGGCGGCCTGCTCATGGCCATCCTCGTCCTGCCGCTCACCATCCCCGTGCTGATCTTCGGAGTCGCGGCAACGACCTCGGTGATCGTCGGGCCGCTGCCCTTCGGACAGCCCTTCGCCATCCTCGTTGCGCTGTCGCTCATGAGCCTCGTGCTCGGGCCGGTCGCCGCCGCGGCTGCCCTGCGCTTCGGGCTCGAGTGA
- the ccmA gene encoding heme ABC exporter ATP-binding protein CcmA — MRLIADALTCQRGGRVVFSHLSFTVTSGEAVQVTGPNGAGKSSLLRLIAGLVRAESGRLVLEGGDPEASLGEQCHYCGHQDAFKGSLTVAENLAFWTDFLGGGGIAAPAAMERLGIAHLADLPAGYLSAGQRRRLALARLLTVSRPVWLLDEPTAALDVTSQAVLASVMAEHVATGGIILAATHGPLGLPVRDLSLGRAAPAAPVAA, encoded by the coding sequence TTGCGCCTCATCGCCGATGCCCTGACCTGCCAGCGCGGCGGCCGCGTCGTCTTCTCCCATCTCAGCTTCACCGTGACCTCGGGAGAGGCCGTCCAGGTCACCGGCCCGAACGGCGCCGGCAAGTCGAGCCTCCTGCGCCTGATCGCCGGATTGGTGCGCGCCGAATCGGGCCGGCTGGTTCTCGAGGGCGGCGACCCCGAGGCCTCATTGGGGGAGCAGTGCCACTATTGCGGCCACCAGGACGCCTTCAAGGGTTCGCTGACGGTCGCCGAGAACCTGGCATTCTGGACCGATTTCCTCGGCGGCGGCGGCATTGCGGCACCCGCCGCGATGGAGCGGCTCGGCATCGCTCATCTCGCCGATCTGCCGGCTGGCTATCTCTCGGCAGGACAGCGTCGGCGTCTCGCCCTCGCCCGTCTGCTGACCGTCAGCCGGCCGGTCTGGCTTCTCGACGAGCCTACAGCGGCGCTCGATGTCACGAGTCAGGCGGTCCTCGCCAGCGTCATGGCCGAGCATGTCGCCACCGGCGGCATCATCCTCGCCGCCACGCACGGACCGCTCGGCCTGCCCGTGCGCGACCTGTCACTCGGCCGCGCCGCTCCCGCCGCACCGGTCGCCGCATGA